A stretch of the Bacteroidales bacterium genome encodes the following:
- a CDS encoding response regulator, producing the protein MSDRVPILIVDSDEASSLLLKEILLSVLPHIYKILLMSDGSEAADVCRREKPKAVFTEIRVKGMDGIRLTKYIKELDPGIPVIIQTAIPREHVRQQVCECCCDGYLTKPLDLTELRKQLKSVFHLT; encoded by the coding sequence ATGAGTGATAGAGTTCCCATTTTGATCGTTGACTCTGACGAGGCCAGCAGCCTTCTTTTGAAAGAAATACTGCTTTCGGTTTTGCCCCATATTTATAAGATTTTATTGATGTCTGACGGCAGCGAGGCGGCTGACGTATGCCGCAGGGAAAAACCCAAAGCGGTGTTTACAGAGATCCGGGTAAAAGGTATGGATGGGATCCGGCTCACGAAATACATTAAGGAATTAGATCCCGGTATCCCCGTTATCATACAGACAGCCATTCCAAGGGAGCATGTTAGACAGCAGGTATGCGAATGCTGCTGCGATGGCTACCTTACAAAGCCGCTAGACCTCACGGAACTGAGAAAGCAACTGAAATCGGTTTTTCATCTTACTTGA
- a CDS encoding GNAT family N-acetyltransferase, translated as MKDKPCETPVASIGKYKVYQLDKETATCYIDSIVELVNYIPMKEYTREEVLGDYHPARTIYGKWQHSLIGFDGSKPIAVLIAYERQAEDHPGYRENSIYISELAVDKAYRRQGIAREMLKIFFRHSSRFQYLRGAPVYTIQTNAAKWNEPVQNLYESFGYEPAGTKKYENRTDVVLKKRPT; from the coding sequence ATGAAAGATAAACCTTGTGAAACCCCGGTTGCTTCAATCGGGAAATACAAAGTATATCAACTGGATAAGGAAACAGCCACCTGTTATATTGATTCTATTGTAGAGCTTGTCAATTACATTCCCATGAAGGAGTATACCCGTGAAGAGGTTTTGGGCGATTATCATCCGGCGCGGACTATTTACGGCAAGTGGCAGCACAGCCTGATCGGATTTGATGGCAGCAAACCCATTGCCGTGCTGATTGCCTATGAACGACAAGCAGAAGATCATCCCGGCTACCGGGAAAACAGCATTTACATCAGTGAGCTGGCGGTGGATAAGGCATACCGCAGACAGGGCATTGCCCGGGAAATGCTGAAGATATTTTTCCGGCACAGCTCCCGGTTTCAATACTTACGGGGGGCTCCGGTTTATACCATCCAAACCAATGCTGCGAAATGGAACGAGCCGGTTCAAAACCTATATGAATCATTCGGCTATGAACCGGCCGGTACCAAAAAATATGAGAACAGAACGGATGTGGTGCTCAAAAAACGGCCCACCTGA
- a CDS encoding Gfo/Idh/MocA family oxidoreductase gives MVTRRTFLKRTAAAATALVAAPTIIPASAMGKNGHVPPSDRINLAFIGAGNQGCNDARSFLNDERVQITTICDVNKKSDGYWDGAVAGRAYLMNMVDQAYSEKYGKKHRSCRGFEDFREVVNLKDIDAVEIATPDHWHAIPVMMAAAAGKDIYCQKPLSLTVQEGRDMSDSVKKNNIVFQTGSQQRSNHHFRRVCELVRNGKIGELQTVVCGLPGGTPDFGNTGHLTETEPVPDGFNYDMWLGPAPEANYCPARTHVNFRWVLDYSGGNVTDWGGHHPDIAQWGMNTEYTGPVKIRNPKSKWSDHPIWNTATEFYFECIYENGVELIIQSDKDLGVTFKGTEGEVWAGRQKHTVKPESLEDVEIGPDEVNLYKSDNHFRNFIDCVISREEPIAPAEVAHRSISIAHLGNIAMMLNQDLDWDPEKEEFIDNFAANQLLTRWMREPWGSIYRDYKI, from the coding sequence ATGGTAACGCGAAGAACATTTTTAAAAAGAACGGCAGCGGCTGCCACAGCGCTTGTCGCCGCCCCAACTATCATCCCTGCCTCTGCAATGGGGAAAAACGGGCATGTACCCCCGTCGGACAGAATCAACCTGGCTTTCATCGGCGCCGGTAACCAGGGATGCAATGATGCCCGTTCATTCCTTAACGATGAAAGGGTTCAGATTACCACCATCTGTGATGTAAATAAAAAAAGTGACGGCTACTGGGATGGTGCGGTGGCAGGTAGAGCATATCTTATGAATATGGTTGACCAAGCCTATTCGGAAAAGTACGGCAAAAAACACAGATCCTGCCGTGGATTTGAGGATTTCCGGGAGGTCGTCAATCTGAAGGATATTGACGCGGTGGAAATCGCCACTCCGGACCACTGGCATGCCATCCCCGTCATGATGGCGGCAGCCGCAGGAAAAGATATCTACTGCCAGAAACCCCTTTCTCTGACGGTTCAGGAAGGAAGAGACATGAGCGATTCGGTAAAAAAGAACAATATCGTATTTCAAACCGGAAGCCAGCAGCGTTCCAACCATCACTTCCGCAGGGTTTGTGAACTGGTACGAAACGGAAAGATTGGAGAGCTGCAGACAGTGGTATGCGGACTGCCAGGAGGCACGCCCGACTTTGGAAATACAGGGCATTTAACTGAAACCGAACCTGTGCCGGACGGCTTCAATTACGACATGTGGCTGGGCCCGGCTCCCGAAGCGAACTACTGCCCGGCACGTACCCATGTCAATTTCAGGTGGGTGCTCGATTATTCCGGAGGGAATGTAACCGACTGGGGCGGCCATCACCCCGATATTGCACAATGGGGTATGAATACCGAATATACCGGGCCGGTCAAAATCCGGAATCCAAAATCCAAATGGTCCGACCATCCCATATGGAATACCGCCACTGAATTCTACTTTGAATGCATTTATGAGAACGGGGTGGAACTGATCATTCAAAGCGATAAAGACCTTGGGGTCACGTTCAAGGGCACCGAGGGAGAAGTGTGGGCCGGCAGGCAGAAACACACGGTTAAGCCGGAGAGCCTTGAAGATGTAGAGATCGGACCGGATGAAGTCAATTTATATAAGAGCGACAACCATTTTAGGAATTTCATCGATTGTGTGATCTCCCGTGAGGAGCCAATAGCGCCGGCCGAAGTGGCCCATCGCTCCATCTCCATTGCCCATCTTGGCAACATTGCCATGATGCTCAATCAAGATCTGGACTGGGATCCCGAAAAAGAAGAGTTTATAGACAATTTTGCAGCCAACCAACTGTTGACCCGCTGGATGAGGGAGCCCTGGGGTTCGATATACCGGGATTACAAAATATAA